The following proteins come from a genomic window of Astatotilapia calliptera chromosome 11, fAstCal1.2, whole genome shotgun sequence:
- the LOC113032349 gene encoding E3 ubiquitin-protein ligase NHLRC1: MAKSLQHRGCLSPEGIIREIQINLLECKVCFETFSCQQRERRPQNLSCGHVLCLECITALSHPLLRKLECPFCRQLCSVDSTSHCQVLSDLKDLLLSQSPSPSAPPCRAKAGFIFPAALTCTTLLLRTAFGGWGTLINPTGIAVLGSSGTIVVVHDGEKRVVVFNLQGKKLHSFGQKGAASGDICYPVDVAVTPAGHVVVTDAGDKAVKVFTSRGNHMLTIKDSFQMPWGVDTDSCGHILVSDVEAGTLSKVRVDYSHSVVLEHQTTISDLQCPKAVAYCCVNGNTAVTEHLTDVTNPTERHQHRRLRVFTKEFHLLYQTDTFSLTLQSTVRLSISGVAFDRDGDLIVIDSDQGMIWSLGKLQSGPVRTPLVGDHLIRPVGLTLLNNLLITLDSGDHTVKIYSPKSDAGPVT; encoded by the coding sequence ATGGCTAAGAGTCTCCAACATCGTGGCTGCCTCAGTCCAGAGGGGATCATCAGAGAGATACAGATCAACCTACTGGAGTGCAAAGTCTGCTTCGAGACGTTTAGCTGTCAGCAAAGGGAGCGCAGACCGCAGAACCTTTCCTGTGGCCATGTACTCTGTCTGGAATGCATCACAGCTTTGTCCCACCCTCTCctgaggaagctggagtgcCCTTTCTGTCGACAGTTATGCAGTGTTGACAGCACCTCCCACTGCCAGGTTCTTAGTGACCTAAAGGATCTTCTGTTGTCTCAAAGTCCCTCACCGTCTGCTCCTCCGTGTAGAGCAAAAGCTGGTTTTATCTTTCCCGCAGCTCTGACGTGCACAACTCTTCTCCTGCGTACTGCATTTGGTGGGTGGGGGACTCTTATCAACCCAACTGGAATAGCTGTTTTGGGGTCCTCAGGAACAATAGTTGTGGTCCATGATGGAGAAAAGAGAGTGGTGGTGTTCAATCTACAGGGAAAGAAGCTGCACAGCTTTGGGCAAAAAGGAGCAGCCAGTGGGGACATCTGTTACCCAGTGGACGTGGCAGTGACCCCAGCTGGTCACGTGGTTGTGACTGATGCAGGTGATAAAGCTGTAAAAGTGTTCACATCCAGGGGGAATCACATGTTGACAATCAAAGATTCCTTCCAGATGCCCTGGGGCGTGGACACTGACAGTTGTGGACACATCCTGGTCTCTGATGTTGAGGCCGGCACTCTCTCCAAGGTGAGGGTGGACTATAGTCACAGCGTCGTTCTAGAGCATCAAACAACCATTTCAGACCTTCAGTGCCCTAAAGCGGTGGCCTATTGTTGCGTGAATGGGAACACTGCAGTGACGGAGCATCTAACTGATGTCACCAATCCAACGGAGAGACACCAACACAGAAGGCTCAGGGTGTTTACAAAAGAGTTCCACCTCCTTTACCAGACAGACACTTTTAGCCTGACCCTGCAGTCCACAGTGAGGCTCAGCATCTCAGGTGTGGCGTTCGACAGAGATGGAGATCTAATTGTGATTGACTCAGACCAGGGGATGATTTGGAGCTTAGGGAAGCTCCAGAGTGGCCCAGTCCGTACTCCTCTTGTGGGAGACCATCTTATTCGCCCTGTTGGATTAACGCTACTGAACAACCTTCTCATTACACTGGACAGTGGAGACCATACAGTGAAGATTTATTCTCCCAAATCTGATGCTGGACCTGTGACATAG